CGATGTCACACCCTGTCCGACAGGGTCCTTACAAGCATCCTGGTGCAGGACTGGGCCTTCCTGGGATCGATCCCTGGAAGGTCCTTCATTGCCAGTATCTTCTCGTGATCCAACACCGAAACCGCGAAGAGTTCGCTTCGGTCCCGGGCGCTGAGCTTCACCCCGCGCCCGCCGCTGGAGCACTTGGCGCACAGGAGTGATTCCCCGCGAAAAAGGGCCTCCCCAAGCACGGCGCCACATTCCTGGCACCGCTCGAGGTTGGGAGCGAGACCCCAGCTCCTCAACCACCTCCAGTAGAAACGCCAATCGGCCAGGTCTTCCCTGAGCCAGCCCGATTCCAGGACACACAGGGACCAGTAAAAAATAGGCAAAAGGTCGTCAGAAGCATGACCCGGAAGTGTATATTTTACCAAAGACGCGGCCCACTCGGCCGCCCTCCTTATGCGGGACGGGTGCTTTCTCAGTAACAGGAAGTCCTTCCGGACATCCACTTCTCTCAGGTACCACCGGTTGGGCCCCCTATATATGTGAAATGTGCCCCAAACCAGCGGATCGGTGGCCC
This Thermovirga sp. DNA region includes the following protein-coding sequences:
- the recO gene encoding DNA repair protein RecO; translated protein: MEGKAGQGLFRKRGVVLRRRDSNEGDRSIYVLLKEEGPVWLIAPGGARGKVRFGGATDPLVWGTFHIYRGPNRWYLREVDVRKDFLLLRKHPSRIRRAAEWAASLVKYTLPGHASDDLLPIFYWSLCVLESGWLREDLADWRFYWRWLRSWGLAPNLERCQECGAVLGEALFRGESLLCAKCSSGGRGVKLSARDRSELFAVSVLDHEKILAMKDLPGIDPRKAQSCTRMLVRTLSDRV